In Bacteroidota bacterium, a genomic segment contains:
- a CDS encoding HU family DNA-binding protein, which translates to MTKADLVDRIADGTGLTKLETEAVIDGFLLTVRETLEADGAVELRGFGSFRVKERAARTARNPQTGASVAVPRHFVPVFKASQEFRRTVNEAHLAAERRSG; encoded by the coding sequence ATGACCAAAGCCGACCTCGTGGACCGCATCGCCGACGGAACCGGCCTCACGAAACTCGAAACCGAGGCCGTCATCGACGGTTTCCTCCTCACCGTCCGCGAAACCCTCGAAGCCGACGGTGCGGTAGAACTGCGCGGGTTCGGCTCGTTCCGGGTCAAGGAACGCGCGGCCCGCACCGCCCGCAACCCGCAGACCGGCGCGTCGGTGGCCGTGCCGCGCCACTTCGTGCCGGTCTTCAAGGCCTCGCAGGAGTTTCGCCGCACCGTGAACGAGGCCCACCTCGCCGCCGAGCGCCGAAGCGGGTGA